One region of Candidatus Acidiferrales bacterium genomic DNA includes:
- a CDS encoding cytochrome c maturation protein CcmE — MMKPKTKFLVGGGIIVAVVVWLGLAGVRESKTYYVTIAELQAGDSAAFSKRLRVAGDVVNGSIRRDGKKVSFQLKQAEHLLPVVYVGTEPLPDTFVDGAQAIAEGRYQPDHVFVAKH; from the coding sequence ATGATGAAACCAAAAACAAAATTTCTGGTGGGTGGAGGAATAATCGTCGCGGTGGTGGTGTGGCTGGGGCTTGCCGGCGTGCGCGAGAGCAAAACCTACTACGTCACCATCGCGGAATTGCAGGCGGGGGATTCGGCTGCCTTCAGCAAGCGGCTGCGGGTGGCGGGCGACGTCGTGAACGGCTCCATCCGGCGCGATGGCAAAAAGGTCTCCTTCCAATTGAAACAGGCGGAGCATCTCTTGCCGGTCGTCTATGTCGGCACCGAACCACTACCGGACACGTTTGTGGACGGGGCGCAGGCGATCGCCGAGGGCCGGTATCAGCCCGATCACGTTTTTGTCGCCAAACATAT